A genomic region of Candidatus Pseudomonas phytovorans contains the following coding sequences:
- the nuoG gene encoding NADH-quinone oxidoreductase subunit NuoG, with protein MATIHVDGKALEVNGADNLLQACLSLGLDIPYFCWHPALGSVGACRQCAVKQYTDENDTRGRIVMSCMTPASDGSWISIEDEESKAFRASVVEWLMTNHPHDCPVCEEGGHCHLQDMTVMTGHNERRYRFTKRTHQNQDLGPFIAHEMNRCIACYRCVRYYKDYAGGTDLGVYGAHDNVYFGRVEDGVLESEFSGNLTEVCPTGVFTDKTHSERYNRKWDMQFAPSICHGCSSGCNISPGERYGELRRIENRFNGSVNQYFLCDRGRFGYGYVNRKDRPRQPHLADGSKLGLDAALDKAADLLRGRTIVGIGSPRASLESNYGLRELVGADYFYSGMEAGELARVRLALNVLNNSPLPVPTLRDIEKHDAVFVLGEDLTQTAARVALAVRQATKGKAEAMAEAMRVQPWLDAAVKNIGQHALYPLFIASLAETKLDDVAEECVHAAPADLARIGFAVAHAIDPSAPAVAGLDDEAKALAQRIADALVAAKRPLVVAGTSLADPALIEAAANIAKALKLREKDGSLSLVVPEANSIGLAMLGGESIDAALDAVISGKADAIVVLENDLYARVPAAKVDAALAAAKVVIVADHSKTATVERAHLVLPAASFAEGDGTLVSQEGRAQRFFQVFDPQYLDSSIQIHEGWRWMHALRATLLNKPVDWTQLDHVTSACAEAAPQLAGIVNAAPSAAFRIKGMKLAREPLRYSGRTAMRANISVHEPRTPQDKDTAFAFSMEGYSGSAEPRQQVPFAWSPGWNSPQAWNKFQDEVGGHLRAGDPGVRLIESQGDRLNWFNTIPGAFSPARGTWTAVPFFHLFGSEESSSRAAPVQQRIPAAYVALAKSEADRLGVNDGALLSLNVAGVALRLPLRINEELGAGLVALPKGLAGIPPAIFGASVEGLQEAAQ; from the coding sequence ATGGCCACTATCCACGTAGACGGCAAAGCGCTCGAAGTCAACGGTGCAGACAACCTGTTACAGGCGTGTCTGTCGCTAGGCCTCGATATCCCTTATTTCTGCTGGCACCCGGCGCTTGGTAGCGTTGGCGCCTGCCGGCAGTGCGCGGTCAAGCAGTACACCGACGAAAACGACACCCGTGGTCGTATCGTCATGTCCTGCATGACCCCTGCCTCCGACGGCAGCTGGATCTCCATCGAAGATGAAGAGTCCAAGGCGTTTCGCGCCAGCGTCGTCGAATGGCTGATGACCAACCACCCGCACGACTGCCCGGTGTGCGAGGAAGGCGGTCACTGCCACCTGCAAGACATGACGGTAATGACCGGCCACAACGAGCGCCGTTACCGTTTCACCAAGCGTACCCACCAGAACCAGGACCTCGGCCCGTTCATCGCCCATGAGATGAACCGCTGCATCGCCTGCTACCGCTGCGTGCGCTACTACAAGGACTACGCCGGTGGTACCGACCTGGGCGTTTACGGTGCCCACGACAACGTGTACTTCGGCCGCGTCGAAGACGGCGTGCTGGAAAGCGAATTCTCCGGCAACCTGACCGAGGTCTGCCCGACCGGTGTGTTCACCGACAAGACCCACTCCGAGCGCTACAACCGCAAGTGGGACATGCAGTTCGCTCCGAGCATCTGCCATGGCTGCTCCAGCGGCTGCAACATCAGCCCGGGCGAGCGCTACGGCGAACTGCGCCGGATCGAAAACCGCTTCAACGGTTCGGTCAACCAGTACTTCCTGTGCGACCGCGGCCGTTTCGGCTACGGCTACGTCAACCGCAAAGACCGCCCACGCCAGCCACACTTGGCCGACGGCTCCAAGCTGGGCCTGGACGCTGCCCTGGACAAAGCCGCCGACCTGCTGCGCGGCCGCACCATCGTGGGTATCGGCTCGCCACGCGCCAGCCTCGAAAGCAACTACGGCCTGCGTGAGCTGGTCGGCGCCGACTACTTCTACTCGGGTATGGAAGCTGGCGAACTGGCCCGCGTACGCCTGGCCCTGAACGTGCTGAATAATAGCCCGCTGCCGGTGCCGACCCTGCGCGACATCGAAAAACACGACGCCGTGTTCGTGCTCGGTGAAGACCTGACCCAAACGGCAGCCCGTGTTGCCCTGGCCGTACGCCAGGCCACCAAAGGCAAGGCCGAAGCGATGGCCGAGGCCATGCGCGTTCAGCCTTGGCTGGATGCCGCCGTGAAAAACATCGGCCAGCACGCGCTGTACCCGCTGTTCATCGCTTCGCTGGCTGAAACCAAGCTGGACGACGTTGCCGAAGAGTGCGTGCACGCAGCCCCGGCCGACCTAGCCCGTATCGGCTTCGCCGTGGCCCACGCCATCGACCCGAGCGCACCTGCCGTTGCTGGCCTGGACGACGAAGCCAAGGCCCTGGCCCAGCGCATCGCCGACGCCCTGGTCGCCGCCAAGCGCCCACTGGTGGTTGCCGGTACCTCGCTGGCCGACCCGGCGCTGATCGAAGCCGCCGCCAACATCGCCAAGGCCCTCAAGCTGCGCGAGAAGGACGGTTCGCTGAGCCTGGTGGTGCCTGAGGCCAACAGCATCGGCCTGGCCATGCTCGGTGGCGAGTCCATTGATGCCGCGCTGGACGCGGTCATCAGCGGCAAGGCCGACGCCATTGTCGTGCTGGAAAACGACCTGTACGCCCGCGTACCGGCCGCCAAAGTCGACGCAGCCCTGGCTGCGGCCAAGGTGGTGATTGTTGCTGATCACTCCAAAACCGCTACTGTCGAGCGCGCCCACCTGGTGCTGCCGGCTGCCTCGTTCGCCGAAGGCGACGGTACTCTGGTCAGCCAGGAAGGCCGTGCCCAGCGCTTCTTCCAGGTGTTCGACCCGCAATACCTGGACAGCAGCATCCAGATTCACGAAGGCTGGCGCTGGATGCACGCCCTGCGTGCCACCCTGCTGAACAAGCCGGTCGACTGGACCCAGCTGGACCACGTCACCAGCGCCTGCGCCGAAGCCGCTCCGCAACTGGCCGGCATCGTCAACGCCGCGCCAAGTGCCGCGTTCCGCATCAAGGGCATGAAACTGGCCCGTGAGCCGCTGCGTTACTCCGGCCGTACCGCCATGCGCGCCAACATCAGCGTGCACGAGCCGCGTACCCCGCAAGACAAGGACACCGCGTTCGCTTTCTCGATGGAAGGTTACTCGGGCTCCGCCGAACCGCGCCAGCAGGTGCCGTTCGCCTGGTCGCCGGGCTGGAACTCGCCGCAAGCCTGGAACAAGTTCCAGGACGAGGTCGGTGGCCACCTGCGTGCCGGTGACCCGGGCGTGCGCCTGATCGAGTCGCAAGGTGACCGCCTGAACTGGTTCAACACCATTCCGGGCGCTTTCAGCCCGGCCCGTGGCACCTGGACTGCCGTGCCGTTCTTCCACCTGTTCGGCAGCGAAGAAAGCTCTTCGCGCGCCGCCCCGGTGCAACAGCGCATCCCGGCTGCTTACGTGGCCCTGGCCAAGTCCGAAGCCGACCGCCTGGGTGTCAACGACGGTGCTCTACTGAGCCTGAACGTTGCCGGTGTAGCCCTGCGTCTGCCGCTGCGCATCAATGAAGAACTGGGCGCTGGCCTGGTAGCGCTGCCGAAAGGCCTGGCCGGCATCCCGCCAGCCATCTTCGGTGCATCCGTCGAAGGCCTGCAGGAGGCAGCACAATGA
- the nuoM gene encoding NADH-quinone oxidoreductase subunit M, which yields MILPWLILIPFIGGLLCWLGERFGATLPRWIALLTMSLLLGIGLWLWAHGDYTLAPAPGAEPHWAYEYKLEWIKRFGISIHLALDGLSLLMILLTGLLGVLSVLCSWKEIQRHVGFFHLNLMWILGGVVGVFLALDLFLFFFFWEMMLVPMYFLIALWGHSSADGKKTRIYAATKFFIFTQASGLIMLVAILGLVLVNYNTTGVLTFNYSDLLKAELPAGVEYVLMLGFFIAFAVKLPVVPFHSWLPDAHAQAPTAGSVDLAGILLKTAAYGLLRFALPLFPNASAEFAPIAMGLGLVGIFYGAFLAFAQSDIKRLIAFSSVSHMGFVLIGIYSGSQQALQGAVIQMLAHGLSAAALFILSGQLYERLHTRDMRQMGGLWHRIAYLPAISLFFAAASLGLPGTGNFVGEFLILIGSFAHVPWITVIATTGLVFGSVYSLIMIHRAYFGPAKADTVLAGMDGRELIMVLGLAGLLILLGVYPQPFLDTSAATMSGVQQWLGSAFTQLASAR from the coding sequence ATGATTTTGCCTTGGCTGATCCTGATTCCTTTCATCGGCGGCCTTCTGTGCTGGCTGGGTGAGCGCTTCGGCGCCACCCTGCCGCGCTGGATCGCACTGCTGACCATGTCCCTGCTGCTCGGCATCGGCCTGTGGCTGTGGGCTCACGGCGACTACACCCTGGCCCCGGCTCCGGGCGCTGAACCGCACTGGGCATACGAATACAAACTCGAGTGGATCAAGCGCTTCGGCATCAGCATTCACCTGGCCCTCGACGGCCTGTCGCTGCTGATGATCCTGCTTACCGGCCTGCTCGGTGTGCTGTCGGTACTGTGTTCCTGGAAAGAGATCCAGCGCCACGTCGGCTTCTTCCACCTCAACCTGATGTGGATCCTCGGCGGCGTGGTCGGTGTGTTCCTGGCCCTGGACCTGTTCCTGTTCTTCTTCTTCTGGGAAATGATGCTGGTGCCGATGTACTTCCTCATCGCGCTCTGGGGTCACAGCTCGGCAGACGGCAAGAAGACCCGGATCTACGCGGCGACCAAGTTCTTCATCTTCACCCAGGCCAGCGGCCTGATCATGCTGGTGGCGATCCTGGGCCTGGTGCTGGTCAACTACAACACCACCGGTGTACTCACCTTCAACTACAGCGACCTGCTCAAGGCCGAGCTGCCGGCTGGCGTCGAGTACGTGCTGATGCTGGGCTTCTTCATCGCCTTCGCGGTAAAGCTGCCGGTTGTGCCGTTCCACTCCTGGCTGCCTGACGCTCACGCCCAGGCGCCGACCGCAGGTTCCGTGGACCTGGCGGGTATCTTGCTGAAGACCGCGGCCTACGGCCTGCTGCGCTTCGCCCTGCCGCTGTTCCCGAACGCTTCGGCCGAGTTCGCACCCATCGCCATGGGCCTGGGCCTGGTCGGTATCTTCTACGGTGCCTTCCTGGCCTTCGCGCAAAGCGACATCAAGCGCCTGATCGCCTTCTCCAGTGTCTCGCACATGGGCTTCGTGCTGATCGGTATCTACTCCGGCAGCCAGCAGGCCCTGCAAGGTGCGGTGATTCAGATGCTGGCCCACGGCCTGTCGGCTGCTGCGCTGTTCATCCTGTCCGGCCAGCTGTACGAGCGCCTGCACACCCGTGACATGCGTCAGATGGGTGGCCTGTGGCACCGTATCGCCTACCTGCCGGCCATCAGCCTGTTCTTCGCCGCGGCATCGCTGGGCCTGCCAGGCACCGGTAACTTCGTTGGCGAGTTCCTGATCCTGATCGGCAGCTTCGCCCATGTACCGTGGATCACCGTGATCGCCACCACCGGCCTGGTATTCGGTTCGGTCTACTCGCTGATCATGATCCACCGCGCCTACTTCGGCCCGGCCAAGGCCGACACCGTGCTGGCTGGCATGGACGGTCGCGAGCTGATCATGGTGCTGGGCCTGGCGGGCCTGCTGATTCTGCTGGGCGTGTATCCGCAGCCGTTCCTCGACACCTCTGCCGCCACCATGAGTGGTGTGCAGCAGTGGCTCGGTTCCGCTTTCACTCAACTCGCTTCGGCCCGGTAA
- the nuoK gene encoding NADH-quinone oxidoreductase subunit NuoK, protein MGAIPLEHGLAVAGILFCLGLVGLMVRRNILFVLMSLEVMMNASALAFVVAGARWVQPDGQVMFILVISLAAAEASIGLAILLQLYRRFHTLDIDAASEMRG, encoded by the coding sequence ATGGGTGCTATCCCTCTCGAGCATGGTCTGGCAGTCGCCGGCATCCTGTTCTGCTTAGGTCTGGTTGGCCTGATGGTCCGCCGCAACATCCTCTTCGTGCTCATGAGCCTGGAAGTCATGATGAACGCCTCTGCCCTGGCGTTCGTCGTCGCCGGTGCCCGTTGGGTGCAGCCCGACGGCCAGGTGATGTTCATTCTGGTGATCAGCCTGGCAGCCGCCGAGGCCAGTATTGGCCTGGCTATCCTGCTGCAGCTGTATCGCCGCTTCCACACTCTCGACATCGATGCTGCCAGTGAGATGCGCGGATGA
- the nuoF gene encoding NADH-quinone oxidoreductase subunit NuoF encodes MTITSFGPANRIARSAETHPLTWRLRDDGEPVWLAEYQAKNGYAAARKALGEMSQDDIVQNVKDSGLKGRGGAGFPTGVKWGLMPKDESMNIRYLLCNADEMEPNTWKDRMLMEQQPHLLVEGMLISARALKAYRGYIFLRGEYTTAAKNLNRAIDEAKAAGLLGKNILGSGFDFELFVHTGAGRYICGEETALINSLEGRRANPRSKPPFPAAVGVWGKPTCVNNVETLCNVPAIVANGNDWYKSLAREGSEDHGTKLMGFSGKVKNPGLWELPFGVTARELFEDYAGGMRDGFKLKCWQPGGAGTGFLLPEHLDAQMYAGGIAKVGTRMGTGLAMAVDDSVNMVSLLRNMEEFFARESCGWCTPCRDGLPWSVKMLRALENGQGRAEDIETLLGLVNFLGPGRTFCAHAPGAVEPLGSAIKYFRSEFEAGVAPESAGTLRPNLAKPIVVGA; translated from the coding sequence ATGACCATTACTTCCTTCGGCCCGGCCAACCGCATCGCGCGTTCGGCCGAAACCCACCCGCTGACCTGGCGCCTGCGTGACGACGGCGAGCCGGTTTGGCTGGCCGAGTACCAGGCGAAGAACGGCTACGCAGCTGCGCGCAAGGCACTGGGCGAGATGTCGCAGGACGACATCGTGCAAAACGTCAAAGACTCCGGTCTCAAGGGCCGTGGTGGTGCGGGCTTCCCCACTGGCGTGAAGTGGGGCCTGATGCCCAAAGACGAATCCATGAACATCCGCTACCTGCTGTGCAACGCGGACGAAATGGAGCCGAACACCTGGAAGGACCGCATGCTGATGGAGCAACAGCCCCATCTGCTGGTCGAGGGCATGCTGATCAGCGCCCGCGCCCTGAAGGCCTACCGTGGCTACATCTTCCTGCGTGGCGAATACACCACGGCGGCAAAAAACCTCAACCGCGCCATTGATGAAGCCAAGGCCGCAGGCCTGCTGGGCAAGAACATCCTCGGCTCCGGTTTTGATTTCGAGTTGTTCGTGCACACCGGTGCCGGCCGCTACATCTGCGGTGAAGAAACCGCGCTGATCAACTCGCTGGAAGGCCGCCGCGCCAACCCGCGCTCCAAGCCGCCCTTCCCTGCCGCCGTGGGCGTGTGGGGCAAGCCGACTTGCGTGAACAACGTTGAAACCCTGTGCAACGTGCCGGCCATCGTCGCCAACGGCAACGACTGGTACAAGTCGCTGGCCCGTGAAGGCAGCGAAGACCACGGCACCAAGCTGATGGGCTTCTCCGGCAAGGTGAAGAACCCGGGCCTGTGGGAACTGCCGTTCGGCGTTACCGCCCGCGAGCTGTTCGAAGACTACGCCGGTGGCATGCGCGACGGCTTCAAGCTCAAGTGCTGGCAGCCAGGCGGCGCCGGTACCGGTTTCCTGCTGCCCGAGCACCTCGACGCACAGATGTACGCCGGTGGCATCGCCAAAGTCGGCACCCGTATGGGTACCGGCCTGGCCATGGCGGTGGACGACAGCGTCAACATGGTTTCGCTGCTGCGCAACATGGAAGAGTTCTTTGCCCGCGAATCGTGTGGCTGGTGCACCCCATGCCGTGACGGCCTGCCATGGAGCGTGAAGATGCTGCGCGCACTGGAGAATGGCCAAGGCCGCGCCGAAGACATCGAGACGCTGCTGGGGCTGGTCAACTTCCTCGGCCCAGGCCGTACCTTCTGTGCTCACGCACCGGGTGCCGTCGAGCCGCTGGGCAGTGCCATCAAATACTTCCGCTCGGAGTTCGAGGCCGGTGTGGCGCCTGAAAGCGCTGGCACTTTGCGCCCGAACCTGGCGAAGCCGATTGTGGTCGGCGCATAA
- the nuoL gene encoding NADH-quinone oxidoreductase subunit L: MNLIFLTFVFPLIGFLLLSFSRGRFSENLSALIGVGSVGLSAAVAAYVIWQFNVAPPAGGAYSQLLWQWMSVDGFAPNFTLYVDGLSVTMLGVVTGVGFLIHLFASWYMRGEAGYSRFFSYTNLFIASMLFLILGDNLLFIYFGWEGVGLCSYLLIGFYYSNRNNGNAALKAFIVTRIGDVFMAIGLFILFAQLGTLNVQELLVLAPQKFQAGDTWMVLATLMLLGGAVGKSAQLPLQTWLADAMAGPTPVSALIHAATMVTAGVYLIARTNGLFLLAPDILHLVGVVGGVTLVLAGFAALVQTDIKRILAYSTMSQIGYMFLALGVGAWDAAIFHLMTHAFFKALLFLASGAVIVACHHEQNIFKMGGLWKKLPLAYASFVVGGAALAALPIVTVGFYSKDEILWEAFASGNTGLLYAGLVGAFMTSLYTFRLIFIAFHGEAKTEAHAGHGISHWLPLGVLIVLSTFVGAWIHPPLAGVLPESAGHAGGEAKHSLEIASGAIAVAGILLSALLFLGKRSFASAVANSSIGRILSAWWFAAWGFDWIYDKLFVKPYLLICHILRKDPVDRSIGLIPRMARGGNVAMSKTETGQLRWYTASIAVGAVLVLGAVVVAAV; encoded by the coding sequence ATGAACCTTATCTTCCTGACTTTCGTCTTCCCCCTCATCGGCTTCCTGCTGCTGTCGTTCTCGCGCGGGCGGTTCTCGGAGAACCTGTCCGCCCTGATCGGGGTCGGCTCGGTGGGCCTCTCGGCCGCCGTGGCCGCCTACGTCATCTGGCAATTCAACGTCGCCCCGCCTGCAGGCGGCGCGTACAGCCAGCTGCTGTGGCAGTGGATGTCGGTGGACGGCTTCGCGCCGAACTTCACCCTGTACGTCGACGGCCTGTCGGTGACCATGCTCGGCGTGGTGACCGGTGTCGGCTTCCTGATCCACCTGTTCGCGTCCTGGTACATGCGTGGTGAAGCCGGCTACTCGCGCTTCTTCTCGTACACCAACCTGTTCATCGCCAGCATGCTGTTCCTGATCCTGGGCGATAACCTGCTGTTCATCTACTTCGGCTGGGAAGGCGTGGGCCTGTGCTCGTACCTGTTGATTGGTTTCTACTACAGCAACCGCAACAACGGTAACGCGGCGCTCAAGGCGTTCATTGTCACCCGTATCGGCGACGTGTTCATGGCCATCGGCCTGTTCATCCTGTTCGCCCAGCTGGGCACCCTGAACGTGCAGGAACTGCTGGTGCTGGCACCGCAGAAGTTCCAGGCAGGCGACACCTGGATGGTGCTGGCAACGCTGATGCTGCTGGGCGGTGCGGTCGGTAAATCGGCTCAGCTGCCACTGCAGACCTGGCTGGCTGATGCAATGGCTGGCCCGACCCCGGTTTCGGCACTGATCCACGCCGCCACCATGGTAACCGCAGGCGTTTACCTGATCGCCCGCACCAACGGCCTGTTCCTCCTGGCGCCGGACATCCTGCACCTTGTAGGCGTGGTCGGCGGCGTGACCCTGGTACTGGCCGGCTTCGCCGCGCTGGTACAGACCGACATCAAACGCATCCTCGCCTACTCGACCATGAGCCAGATCGGCTACATGTTCCTGGCCCTGGGCGTTGGCGCCTGGGACGCGGCGATCTTCCACCTGATGACCCACGCCTTCTTCAAGGCCCTGCTGTTCCTTGCCTCCGGTGCGGTGATCGTTGCCTGCCACCACGAGCAGAACATCTTCAAGATGGGCGGCCTGTGGAAGAAACTGCCACTGGCCTACGCCAGCTTCGTGGTCGGTGGTGCTGCCCTGGCTGCCCTGCCGATCGTGACCGTGGGCTTCTACTCCAAGGACGAGATCCTCTGGGAAGCCTTCGCCAGCGGCAACACCGGCTTGCTGTACGCCGGCCTGGTCGGTGCGTTCATGACCTCGCTGTACACCTTCCGCCTGATCTTCATCGCCTTCCACGGCGAAGCCAAGACCGAAGCTCACGCAGGCCACGGCATCAGCCACTGGCTGCCGCTGGGCGTGCTGATCGTGCTGTCGACCTTCGTCGGTGCGTGGATTCACCCGCCACTGGCAGGCGTGCTGCCTGAAAGCGCCGGCCACGCTGGTGGCGAAGCCAAGCACTCGCTGGAAATCGCTTCGGGCGCCATCGCGGTTGCCGGCATCCTGCTGTCGGCCCTGCTGTTCCTGGGCAAGCGCAGCTTCGCCAGCGCTGTGGCCAACAGCAGCATCGGTCGCATCCTGTCGGCCTGGTGGTTCGCTGCCTGGGGCTTCGACTGGATCTACGACAAGCTGTTCGTCAAACCTTACCTGCTGATCTGCCACATCCTGCGCAAGGACCCGGTAGACCGCAGCATCGGCCTGATCCCTCGCATGGCTCGCGGCGGCAACGTTGCCATGAGCAAGACCGAGACCGGCCAGCTGCGCTGGTACACCGCCTCGATCGCCGTCGGTGCCGTACTGGTGCTGGGCGCTGTGGTGGTGGCTGCGGTATGA
- the nuoJ gene encoding NADH-quinone oxidoreductase subunit J: MEFAFYFASGIAVVSTLRVVTGTNPVHALLYLIISLISVAMIFFSLGAPFAGALEVIAYAGAIMVLFVFVVMMLNLGPASVAQERGWLKPGIWVGPVILGTLLLLELLYVLFVTPSGAGISGTTVGPKAVGISLFGPYLLVVELASMLLLAAAVTAFHLGRNEAKE, encoded by the coding sequence ATGGAATTCGCTTTCTACTTCGCATCCGGGATCGCCGTGGTCTCCACCCTTCGGGTGGTGACCGGTACCAACCCCGTGCACGCCCTGCTGTACCTGATCATTTCGCTGATTTCCGTGGCGATGATCTTCTTCTCCCTCGGTGCACCGTTCGCGGGCGCCCTGGAAGTGATTGCCTACGCCGGCGCCATCATGGTGCTGTTCGTGTTCGTGGTGATGATGCTCAACCTGGGGCCGGCTTCGGTCGCCCAGGAACGCGGCTGGCTCAAGCCCGGCATCTGGGTTGGGCCAGTCATCCTTGGCACCCTGCTGCTGCTGGAACTGCTGTACGTGCTGTTCGTCACGCCGAGTGGCGCAGGCATCAGCGGCACCACCGTGGGCCCGAAAGCCGTGGGCATCAGCCTGTTCGGCCCGTACCTGCTGGTGGTCGAACTGGCCTCGATGCTGCTGCTGGCTGCAGCCGTCACCGCCTTCCACCTGGGCCGTAACGAGGCGAAGGAGTAA
- the nuoI gene encoding NADH-quinone oxidoreductase subunit NuoI, giving the protein MFKYIGDIVKGTGTQLRSLAMVFSHGFRKRDTLQYPEEPVYLPPRYRGRIVLTRDPDGEERCVACNLCAVACPVGCISLQKAETDDGRWYPEFFRINFSRCIFCGLCEEACPTTAIQLTPDFEMAEFKRQDLVYEKEDLLISGPGKNPDYNFYRVAGMAIAGKPKGSAQNEAEPINVKSLLP; this is encoded by the coding sequence ATGTTCAAGTATATCGGCGACATCGTTAAGGGCACCGGCACTCAGCTGCGCAGCCTGGCAATGGTGTTCTCCCACGGGTTCCGCAAGCGCGACACCCTGCAGTACCCTGAAGAACCCGTGTACCTGCCGCCGCGCTACCGTGGCCGCATCGTCCTCACCCGCGACCCCGATGGCGAGGAGCGCTGCGTAGCGTGCAACCTCTGCGCGGTGGCCTGCCCGGTTGGCTGTATTTCGCTGCAGAAAGCCGAAACCGACGACGGACGCTGGTACCCGGAGTTTTTCCGCATCAACTTCTCCCGTTGCATTTTCTGCGGCCTGTGTGAAGAAGCGTGCCCGACCACCGCGATCCAGCTGACTCCGGATTTCGAAATGGCCGAGTTCAAGCGTCAGGACCTGGTGTACGAGAAAGAAGATCTGCTGATCTCCGGCCCCGGCAAAAACCCTGATTACAACTTCTACCGTGTTGCGGGTATGGCGATCGCTGGCAAGCCGAAAGGCTCTGCACAGAACGAAGCCGAGCCGATCAACGTGAAGAGCTTGCTCCCATAA
- the nuoH gene encoding NADH-quinone oxidoreductase subunit NuoH, translating to MSWFTPEVIDVIIQVVKAIVVLLAVVVCGAFLSFVERRLLGWWQDRYGPNRVGPFGLFQIAADMLKMFFKEDWNPPFVDRMIFTLAPVVAMSALLIGFSIIPITPSWGVADLNIGLLFFFAMAGLSVYAVLFAGWSSNNKYALLGSLRASAQTVSYEVFLGLALMGVVVQVGSFNMRDIVEYQAQNLWFIIPQFFGFCTFFIAGVAVTHRHPFDQPEAEQELADGYHIEYAGMKWGMFFVGEYIGIILISALLVTLFFGGWHGPFDLLPQVPFLWFALKTAFFIVLFILLRASIPRPRYDQVMDFSWKFCLPLTLINLLVTAAIVLYNTPAVAAQ from the coding sequence ATGAGCTGGTTCACCCCCGAAGTGATCGATGTGATCATTCAGGTCGTCAAGGCCATCGTGGTCTTGCTGGCCGTGGTGGTTTGCGGCGCCTTCCTCAGCTTCGTCGAGCGGCGCCTGCTGGGCTGGTGGCAGGACCGCTACGGTCCGAACCGCGTTGGCCCGTTCGGTCTGTTCCAGATCGCTGCCGACATGCTGAAGATGTTCTTCAAGGAAGACTGGAACCCACCTTTCGTCGACCGCATGATCTTCACCCTGGCGCCGGTCGTGGCCATGAGTGCCCTGCTGATCGGTTTCTCGATCATCCCGATCACTCCAAGCTGGGGCGTCGCCGACCTGAACATCGGCCTGCTGTTCTTCTTCGCCATGGCCGGCCTGTCGGTCTACGCGGTGCTATTCGCCGGCTGGTCGTCGAACAACAAGTACGCCCTGCTGGGCAGCTTGCGTGCTTCGGCGCAGACCGTGTCGTACGAGGTGTTCCTGGGCCTGGCGCTGATGGGCGTGGTGGTGCAGGTGGGTTCGTTCAACATGCGCGACATCGTTGAATACCAGGCACAGAACCTGTGGTTCATCATTCCGCAGTTCTTCGGCTTCTGTACCTTCTTCATTGCTGGCGTCGCCGTGACTCACCGTCACCCGTTCGACCAGCCAGAGGCAGAACAGGAACTGGCCGACGGCTACCACATCGAGTATGCCGGCATGAAATGGGGCATGTTCTTCGTCGGTGAGTACATCGGCATCATCCTCATCTCGGCGCTGCTGGTAACACTGTTCTTCGGCGGCTGGCACGGTCCTTTCGACCTGCTGCCTCAGGTACCCTTCCTGTGGTTCGCGCTGAAAACCGCGTTCTTCATCGTCCTGTTCATCCTGCTGCGCGCCTCGATCCCGCGCCCACGCTATGACCAGGTGATGGACTTCAGCTGGAAGTTCTGCCTGCCGCTGACCCTGATCAATTTGCTGGTGACCGCTGCGATCGTGCTTTACAACACGCCAGCCGTCGCGGCCCAGTGA
- the nuoE gene encoding NADH-quinone oxidoreductase subunit NuoE, with translation MNSTLIQTDRFALSETERSAIEHEMHHYEDPRAASIEALKIVQKERGWVPDGAIHAIGDVLGIPASDVEGVATFYSQIFRQPVGRHIIRVCDSMVCYIGGHESVVSQIQSELGIGLGQTTADGRFTLLPVCCLGNCDKAPALMIDDDTFGDVQPAGVTKLLEGYV, from the coding sequence ATGAACAGCACGCTTATCCAGACAGACCGTTTCGCCCTGAGCGAAACAGAGCGCTCGGCCATCGAGCACGAAATGCATCACTACGAGGACCCGCGCGCGGCGTCCATCGAAGCCCTGAAGATCGTCCAGAAGGAACGTGGCTGGGTGCCGGACGGCGCCATCCACGCCATCGGCGACGTGCTGGGCATCCCGGCCAGCGACGTCGAAGGTGTAGCCACCTTCTACAGCCAGATCTTCCGCCAGCCGGTCGGCCGCCACATCATCCGCGTGTGCGACAGCATGGTCTGCTACATCGGCGGCCACGAGTCCGTGGTCAGCCAGATCCAGAGCGAACTGGGCATCGGCCTCGGCCAGACCACTGCCGACGGCCGTTTCACCCTGCTGCCAGTGTGCTGCCTGGGCAACTGCGACAAAGCCCCGGCGCTGATGATCGACGACGACACCTTTGGTGATGTGCAGCCGGCTGGCGTCACCAAACTGCTGGAGGGTTACGTATGA